In Chryseobacterium oranimense, a single window of DNA contains:
- a CDS encoding outer membrane beta-barrel family protein gives MKIIISSAALLMGSFLFAQAKNDTIKQKENQIEGVTLTARKPTVESKADRTVFNVSNSSILAGNTTWDVLRMTPLISIDNNDAVKAEGESVTVYINDRKSVFTGKELKEYLKTIPADNLMKIEVITSPSSRYETAGSVINIVLKKRDDEGMKGSVTFNNRQNTKNSQYTNLNLNYHKKNFTQTLIGSYSDNTYFQKNTSVNSLYKDNDVTRISNETLGRGQSPSLSSTSEYELNDKNNIGLILEYYQSRNSSTSDADLIRTKNDSPFDSYHQNQDVTGRYRTLGTNVFYKYYDKEKNRILDVNLGTNYNSQKNTNEFLKTYDTSSAINSLGINSHEQTRNYYLKVDYTQPLGKGGSFEVGGKMDFNNNVIPNSLSGNNADNLRPNDVFHYEDNINSLYVNYSKTFFEKLETRIGVRYEHIDYKMRQDVAGTERKDSYGTLLPNLLLKYSFSDKYDLSLTYNRNLWRPWYSEFNPFLVPTNDGTFSRGNMDLEPNPSHRLYMKFGFMKKYFLSARYMYTDKDYWTTFAEEGGRTVTLPDNLNGKVQKYYLFANTNQTFLKNKLNVNVGVGWYYIDNHDFNEVNKLDSRDYISYMGASANLSYTNLFNKDINLSAWVEVSNQNNGNSLANKTNIFHNISATKIFPKTQMEVSLQLMNIFSRPNFDTTTYSPDGTFRSAVKSDWYGFSLSFVKRFGNQKVKGNTKTDVEKSGGGGK, from the coding sequence ATGAAAATAATTATATCTTCGGCCGCTTTATTAATGGGTTCTTTTTTATTTGCACAGGCAAAAAACGACACCATCAAGCAGAAGGAAAATCAAATTGAAGGAGTTACCTTAACGGCAAGAAAACCTACCGTGGAATCGAAAGCTGACAGAACGGTGTTTAATGTATCCAACAGCTCTATTCTTGCAGGAAATACGACCTGGGATGTCCTAAGAATGACTCCTTTGATAAGCATTGATAATAATGATGCCGTAAAAGCGGAAGGGGAATCGGTAACGGTTTACATCAATGACAGAAAATCTGTTTTTACAGGTAAGGAATTAAAGGAGTATCTGAAAACAATTCCGGCAGATAACCTGATGAAAATTGAGGTGATCACAAGCCCTTCATCGCGCTACGAAACCGCCGGATCAGTCATCAATATCGTTCTTAAAAAAAGAGACGATGAAGGAATGAAAGGCAGTGTAACGTTTAACAACAGACAGAATACCAAAAATTCGCAGTATACCAATCTTAACCTTAATTACCACAAGAAAAATTTCACACAGACTTTAATCGGCAGTTACAGCGATAATACTTACTTTCAAAAGAATACCAGTGTCAACAGCTTATATAAGGATAACGATGTTACCAGGATCAGCAATGAAACTTTAGGCAGGGGCCAGAGTCCTTCCCTATCCTCCACTTCTGAATATGAACTGAATGATAAAAATAATATAGGCCTTATTCTTGAATATTATCAGAGTAGAAACTCATCAACTTCTGATGCAGACCTCATCAGAACCAAGAATGATTCCCCTTTTGACTCTTACCATCAGAACCAGGATGTAACAGGACGTTACCGCACACTTGGGACCAATGTTTTTTATAAATATTACGATAAGGAAAAAAACAGGATTCTGGATGTGAATCTGGGAACCAACTACAATTCTCAGAAGAATACGAATGAGTTTTTAAAGACTTATGATACTTCATCAGCCATCAACAGCCTTGGCATCAACTCCCATGAACAGACGCGGAATTATTACCTGAAAGTAGATTATACCCAACCTTTGGGAAAAGGAGGCAGTTTTGAAGTGGGCGGGAAAATGGATTTCAACAATAATGTAATTCCCAACAGCTTATCAGGAAATAATGCAGATAATCTTCGTCCCAATGATGTCTTTCATTATGAGGATAATATCAATTCCCTGTATGTAAACTACAGTAAAACGTTCTTCGAAAAACTGGAAACAAGAATCGGGGTACGCTATGAGCACATTGATTATAAAATGAGACAGGATGTGGCCGGAACGGAAAGAAAGGATTCTTACGGTACTCTACTCCCGAATTTATTGCTGAAATATTCTTTTTCGGATAAATACGACCTGAGTTTAACGTATAACCGTAATCTTTGGCGTCCGTGGTATTCGGAATTCAATCCGTTCCTGGTGCCTACCAATGACGGAACATTCTCCCGCGGAAATATGGATTTGGAACCTAACCCAAGCCACAGGCTTTATATGAAATTCGGATTCATGAAAAAGTACTTTCTGTCCGCAAGGTATATGTATACGGATAAGGATTACTGGACCACCTTTGCAGAGGAAGGCGGCCGGACGGTTACCCTGCCGGATAATCTTAACGGAAAGGTGCAGAAGTATTATCTTTTTGCCAACACCAATCAGACTTTCCTGAAAAATAAGCTGAATGTAAACGTAGGGGTTGGATGGTACTATATCGATAACCATGACTTCAACGAAGTGAATAAACTTGACAGCAGAGATTACATCAGCTATATGGGGGCTTCAGCCAATCTCTCCTATACGAATCTTTTCAACAAGGATATTAACCTGAGCGCATGGGTGGAGGTCTCTAACCAGAATAATGGAAACTCACTGGCCAACAAAACCAATATTTTCCATAACATCTCTGCCACGAAGATATTCCCTAAAACACAGATGGAAGTAAGCCTTCAGCTAATGAATATTTTCAGCAGACCTAATTTTGATACGACTACCTACAGCCCTGACGGAACTTTCAGATCAGCTGTGAAATCAGACTGGTACGGATTTTCACTTTCCTTTGTAAAACGTTTCGGAAACCAAAAGGTAAAAGGAAATACCAAAACAGACGTAGAGAAAAGCGGCGGTGGCGGAAAGTAA
- a CDS encoding type I restriction-modification system subunit M — translation MSITGVIESIRKIMWQDSGLNGDAQRLEQLGWMLFFKVFCDKDQEMEMMDKNYISPIPEKYRWENWASDDEGITGDELLYFIDRELFPALRNLDLSTGNQRAVIVHEVFDGNNNYMKSGINIRKVLNKLNEIDFNNTKDKHAFGDVYEGLLKDLQSAGKSGEFYTPRAITQFITHILDPKLGEKVLDPACGTGGYLTAVIENISKKVSSLDDLKSLQDNIIGWEYKPLPYLLATTNLILHDVEIPNITYRDSLDKPLSEYREKDRVDVIEANPPFGGIVANNNENNFPQNYRTKESADLFLILMVHLLKVGGRAGIVLPDGSLTGDGVKQRVREKLLKDCRLHTIIRLPNSVFQPYATVATNLLFFDKVHHNNDTSSFATKEVWYYEHRLPEGQKSYSKTKTIKESEFDPIKEWWNDRKESEVCWKVSIDTLKDRNFDLDIKNPHKIEEVEEFSSGELMEKLFDSLAKSNQLLSTLKEAIR, via the coding sequence ATGAGTATTACAGGCGTAATAGAAAGTATAAGAAAAATCATGTGGCAGGATTCCGGGCTAAACGGTGATGCACAACGTTTAGAACAATTGGGATGGATGCTGTTTTTCAAAGTTTTCTGTGATAAAGATCAGGAAATGGAAATGATGGATAAGAATTATATATCTCCAATTCCTGAGAAATACCGATGGGAAAATTGGGCATCAGATGACGAAGGAATAACAGGTGATGAATTACTTTATTTTATTGACCGAGAACTTTTTCCTGCACTTAGAAATTTAGATTTAAGTACCGGGAATCAACGTGCTGTTATCGTTCACGAAGTTTTTGACGGTAACAACAACTACATGAAAAGTGGAATCAATATTCGTAAGGTTTTAAATAAACTTAATGAAATTGATTTTAATAATACAAAAGATAAACACGCCTTTGGAGATGTTTATGAAGGTCTTCTAAAAGATTTGCAGTCTGCCGGAAAATCTGGTGAGTTTTATACACCGAGGGCAATTACACAATTTATCACTCATATTCTTGATCCCAAGTTAGGAGAAAAGGTTTTGGATCCGGCATGTGGAACGGGTGGATATTTAACTGCGGTTATCGAAAATATCTCCAAAAAAGTTTCTTCTTTGGATGATTTGAAGTCCTTACAGGATAATATTATTGGGTGGGAATATAAACCATTACCGTATTTACTTGCAACTACCAATTTAATTTTACACGATGTAGAAATTCCTAATATTACCTACCGTGATTCGTTAGATAAACCTTTGTCAGAATATCGTGAAAAGGATCGTGTGGATGTTATCGAAGCAAATCCTCCGTTTGGGGGAATTGTAGCGAATAATAATGAGAATAATTTCCCTCAAAACTACCGTACCAAAGAATCTGCGGATCTGTTTCTTATTTTAATGGTTCACTTATTAAAAGTAGGTGGACGTGCGGGAATTGTTTTGCCCGACGGATCTTTAACAGGGGATGGCGTTAAACAAAGAGTGAGAGAAAAACTTTTAAAAGATTGTCGATTACATACAATTATACGTTTACCAAATTCTGTGTTTCAACCTTACGCAACAGTTGCAACCAATTTGTTATTTTTTGATAAAGTTCATCATAATAACGATACGTCAAGTTTTGCAACAAAAGAAGTTTGGTATTATGAACACCGATTACCGGAAGGACAAAAGTCTTATAGCAAAACAAAAACCATTAAAGAATCTGAGTTTGATCCGATAAAAGAATGGTGGAATGATCGTAAAGAATCGGAAGTATGTTGGAAAGTGTCAATTGACACTTTAAAGGATCGTAATTTTGATCTTGATATTAAAAATCCACATAAAATAGAAGAGGTAGAAGAGTTTTCTTCTGGAGAATTGATGGAAAAATTATTTGATTCATTGGCTAAAAGTAATCAATTGTTATCTACACTAAAAGAAGCGATTAGATAA
- a CDS encoding Na+/H+ antiporter encodes MLENFEFYLFLVLLITMLIMLAKKIQVAYPVLLVLAGLLISFIPGVPPIKIEPELIFIIFLPPLLYEAAWSTSWKELWRWRRIIFSFAFVVVFFTALSVAVFANYFIPGFSLALGFLLGGIVSPPDAVSAGAILKFVKVPKRLASILEGESLLNDASSLIIFRFAMIAAATGQFVWHEAAGSFAWMCIGGVGIGLLIAYVFLKMHKILPTDPNTDILLTFIAPFSMYLAAEQLHASGVLAVVSGGLFLSYRSHDFLSSASRIRTVTVWESFCFLLNGIVFMLIGLDLPEIVSGLGDTDIYTAIGYGVAVTAVLVIVRIFAGYAAVVTTLIMRNFITVADAQSPGWKTPMIIGWTGMRGVVSLAAALSIPLTLDDGTPFPQRNLILFITFLVILLTLLVQGLTLPFLLKKFPPIDRDFVRSEKEIDYEIQNSLAQVAVDKIRKDYAHKIESFPALKDQLEKYEKQLSSSEIIINYTEYRNIYIDILETQRIWLINKNREELLLDEEIIRKHLRLLDLQEERLNMKS; translated from the coding sequence ATGTTAGAAAATTTCGAATTCTATCTTTTTTTAGTTCTGCTCATTACCATGCTTATTATGCTGGCTAAAAAAATTCAGGTGGCCTATCCTGTTCTGCTCGTGTTGGCAGGTCTTTTAATAAGTTTTATACCTGGAGTACCACCTATAAAAATAGAACCTGAATTAATATTTATCATTTTTTTACCGCCCCTGTTGTATGAAGCAGCCTGGTCAACTTCATGGAAAGAACTTTGGAGGTGGCGCAGGATTATTTTCAGTTTTGCATTTGTCGTTGTGTTTTTCACCGCATTATCGGTTGCCGTTTTCGCTAATTATTTTATTCCGGGATTTTCTTTAGCCTTAGGTTTTTTATTGGGTGGAATTGTTTCTCCACCTGATGCAGTAAGTGCCGGAGCGATTTTAAAATTTGTAAAAGTTCCCAAAAGACTGGCTTCCATTCTCGAAGGCGAAAGTTTACTGAATGATGCTTCTTCTTTAATTATTTTCCGCTTTGCGATGATTGCTGCAGCAACCGGACAGTTTGTATGGCATGAAGCTGCCGGAAGTTTTGCATGGATGTGTATTGGCGGCGTAGGAATCGGACTTCTAATCGCATATGTTTTCCTGAAAATGCACAAAATATTACCCACCGATCCAAACACTGACATTTTACTAACTTTCATTGCACCCTTTTCAATGTATCTGGCTGCGGAACAGCTTCATGCTTCCGGAGTTTTGGCAGTGGTAAGCGGCGGTTTATTTCTCTCTTATCGCAGTCACGATTTTTTGAGCAGCGCCTCCAGAATACGTACTGTAACAGTCTGGGAGAGTTTTTGCTTTTTACTCAATGGAATTGTGTTCATGCTCATCGGCCTGGATCTGCCCGAGATTGTTTCCGGTTTAGGGGACACTGATATTTATACAGCAATAGGTTATGGAGTTGCAGTTACCGCAGTTTTAGTTATTGTGAGAATTTTCGCAGGCTATGCAGCTGTGGTTACAACCTTAATTATGAGAAATTTCATCACCGTTGCAGATGCACAATCTCCCGGCTGGAAAACACCGATGATCATTGGCTGGACGGGAATGAGAGGTGTGGTCTCTTTGGCCGCGGCACTTTCAATTCCCTTAACTTTAGATGACGGAACTCCTTTCCCACAAAGAAATCTGATTCTTTTCATCACATTTCTCGTCATTCTTTTAACATTACTTGTTCAGGGACTTACTCTTCCCTTTTTATTGAAAAAATTCCCGCCCATAGACCGGGATTTTGTGAGAAGTGAAAAGGAAATCGATTATGAAATTCAAAACAGCCTTGCTCAAGTGGCAGTGGATAAAATCCGTAAAGATTATGCTCACAAAATAGAAAGCTTCCCTGCATTGAAAGATCAATTAGAGAAATACGAAAAACAGCTGAGCAGTTCTGAAATCATTATCAATTACACAGAATACCGAAATATTTATATTGATATTCTCGAAACCCAAAGAATCTGGCTTATCAATAAAAACCGCGAAGAACTTTTATTAGACGAAGAAATCATCAGAAAACATCTTCGCTTGCTTGATCTTCAGGAAGAAAGATTGAATATGAAAAGTTAG
- the map gene encoding type I methionyl aminopeptidase, whose product MSITNEQELAGMQKASEAVAYTLKEMINYAQPGMTTKEIDEYGAKILSGFGAKSAPYLTYGFPGWTCISVDNEFCHGIPTDQRVLKEGDLINIDVSAELNGYWSDNGGSFIIGEDIHSHQKLVNASKDILQKAINNIKGGVRIADIGFLMETEAKKRGFKVIKNLGGHGIGRSLHEQPDELMNYRNRFDSRRFKKNSVVAIETFISTSSNLAVELNDGWTMVGNKGGYMAQHEHTIVVTDGKPIILTEMNEILS is encoded by the coding sequence ATGTCAATAACAAATGAACAGGAATTAGCTGGAATGCAAAAAGCAAGTGAGGCTGTTGCCTATACTTTAAAAGAGATGATTAATTATGCTCAGCCTGGTATGACGACAAAGGAAATTGATGAATACGGAGCTAAGATCCTTTCCGGTTTCGGTGCAAAATCAGCACCTTATTTAACGTATGGTTTCCCGGGATGGACCTGTATAAGTGTGGATAATGAATTTTGCCATGGTATTCCGACAGATCAGCGGGTTTTAAAAGAAGGTGATCTTATTAATATTGATGTTTCAGCGGAACTCAACGGATATTGGTCCGATAACGGAGGATCTTTTATTATTGGAGAAGATATTCATTCCCATCAAAAGCTGGTGAATGCTTCCAAAGACATTTTGCAGAAAGCAATCAACAATATTAAAGGAGGAGTAAGAATAGCTGATATAGGATTTCTTATGGAAACCGAAGCTAAAAAAAGAGGCTTTAAAGTCATTAAAAACCTTGGTGGACACGGAATCGGAAGAAGCCTTCATGAGCAGCCGGATGAATTGATGAATTACAGAAACCGTTTCGATTCCAGACGGTTCAAAAAAAATTCAGTAGTGGCCATCGAAACATTTATCTCAACCTCTTCAAACCTTGCCGTAGAGCTCAATGACGGATGGACGATGGTAGGAAATAAAGGCGGCTATATGGCACAGCATGAACACACCATTGTAGTGACCGATGGAAAGCCTATTATTTTAACTGAAATGAATGAGATCCTGAGCTAA
- a CDS encoding MACPF domain-containing protein, whose protein sequence is MKKQILLCFSTLLMLFMASCSSEELNTEVTSENLEKESRLAAGKFAGDGQYDVLGHGYNAAGEYANASAAGFKVIDIDRFKAEQGPRLVAENTLSQDYVEEYGENAESYSKMVSTKVDVTAGIPLFKKTLSVGFNSSVTTTNKFDAKYIYGSYNLLIKQRRLRFNATTDMLGDYLTPEFVQDLQTKTPQQIVQDYGTHVTVDIYTGAKMDVMFQSETTNESRDRAARIGVKVGMKGIFDVNVDNDVNTSESNKNFSRKLSYRTRGGDPSKGLIGELNLDQSNPKINIADWQNSSTVNNAVLVDFGNNGLVFIYDLVKDPVKKAQLKAYVNQYLIDNKVFLDYIPVPVYGFYSPGDRDHYLATHAGTPNNYQGEGEQFKAYTYKAPNTVPIYQFYSGSERDHYYSTYPGTPNNYAYEGIAFYATMDSSKKPVYQFYSGSERDHYYSTYPGTPNNYVAEGIPFYAY, encoded by the coding sequence ATGAAAAAACAAATTTTACTTTGCTTCAGCACATTGCTGATGCTTTTCATGGCTTCATGTTCATCGGAAGAGTTGAACACTGAAGTGACATCTGAAAACCTTGAAAAAGAGAGTCGTTTAGCTGCCGGAAAATTTGCCGGCGATGGGCAGTATGATGTTCTGGGACATGGCTACAATGCAGCAGGAGAATATGCAAATGCGAGTGCAGCCGGTTTTAAAGTAATTGATATTGACAGGTTCAAAGCTGAACAAGGTCCAAGGTTGGTTGCGGAAAATACTCTTTCACAAGATTATGTTGAAGAATATGGTGAAAATGCTGAATCCTACTCTAAAATGGTGTCAACCAAAGTAGATGTAACAGCAGGTATTCCATTATTTAAAAAAACACTTTCGGTCGGTTTTAATTCTTCAGTGACTACCACAAACAAGTTTGATGCAAAATATATTTATGGGAGTTACAATCTTTTAATCAAACAAAGAAGACTGAGATTTAATGCAACAACAGATATGCTGGGAGATTACCTGACTCCTGAATTTGTACAGGATTTACAGACAAAAACGCCTCAGCAAATTGTGCAGGATTATGGTACACACGTAACGGTAGATATCTATACAGGAGCTAAAATGGATGTTATGTTCCAGTCTGAAACAACTAATGAATCCCGTGACCGTGCAGCCAGAATCGGTGTGAAAGTCGGGATGAAAGGTATTTTTGATGTCAATGTAGATAATGATGTAAACACATCGGAATCCAACAAAAACTTTTCCAGAAAACTATCGTATAGAACAAGAGGTGGGGATCCTTCAAAAGGCCTGATCGGTGAATTGAACCTGGACCAATCCAATCCTAAAATCAATATCGCAGACTGGCAAAACAGTTCTACTGTAAATAATGCTGTTTTAGTAGATTTTGGAAACAATGGACTGGTATTTATTTATGATTTAGTAAAAGATCCTGTAAAAAAAGCTCAACTTAAAGCATACGTTAATCAATATTTAATTGATAATAAAGTTTTCCTAGATTATATTCCTGTTCCAGTTTATGGTTTCTATAGTCCCGGAGACAGGGATCATTACCTTGCTACTCATGCTGGAACGCCTAATAATTATCAGGGTGAAGGCGAGCAGTTTAAAGCATATACTTATAAAGCTCCGAATACCGTTCCCATTTATCAGTTCTACAGTGGAAGTGAAAGAGATCACTATTATTCCACTTATCCCGGAACTCCAAATAATTATGCTTATGAAGGAATAGCATTTTATGCAACAATGGATAGTTCTAAAAAACCTGTTTATCAGTTCTACAGTGGAAGCGAAAGAGATCACTATTATTCCACTTATCCCGGAACTCCGAATAATTATGTAGCAGAGGGTATACCTTTTTATGCTTATTAA
- a CDS encoding site-specific integrase — protein sequence MATIKFRLKAKTDNSQIFLRFSISRNQVFETRTGLTANFKDWSVEKSQVKQTKAENKIIAIQLNDLSNFIQKEHNSDFSKGVIFSTNWLKKKIDLFFGRNSNPENDDLFLVYLTNYIELRKMDSNIKNATIQKFNQLQTKIKAFEKKRKSEFLITEFDKKLMLEFRVFMLNDCKVMESTANRTLRCLKTVLLDAQNNGKSINRLINNFTIENVPSIKVFLNFDEIEKIKNAKVIGNDLITAKHWLIIGCYTGQRVSDLLRMNSGMVFTKIDNEGNKFPILELTQIKTGNDVSIPLHDEVLKILEIYNGNFPPTFGKAKDSNFVLFNRYIKKVCEVAGISNIVKGKVFNEDLKRNEIVETEKYKLVSSHICRRSFATNFYGDKRFTTPQIMSITGHKTERMFLSYIGKTSSDHALQTAKTFREIAQQKIS from the coding sequence ATGGCAACCATAAAATTCAGGCTGAAGGCTAAAACTGATAATTCTCAAATTTTTTTGCGCTTCAGTATCTCCCGGAATCAGGTTTTTGAAACCAGAACAGGCCTAACTGCTAACTTCAAAGATTGGAGTGTTGAAAAATCCCAGGTCAAACAAACAAAAGCTGAAAACAAAATTATCGCTATCCAATTAAATGATCTTTCAAACTTTATTCAGAAAGAACATAATTCTGATTTTAGCAAAGGGGTGATTTTCTCTACAAACTGGCTTAAAAAGAAAATTGACTTATTCTTTGGACGAAATTCCAATCCTGAAAACGACGATTTGTTTTTAGTTTACCTTACTAACTATATTGAACTTCGGAAGATGGATAGTAATATTAAAAATGCAACTATCCAAAAATTTAATCAGCTGCAAACAAAAATAAAAGCATTTGAAAAAAAGAGAAAGAGCGAATTTTTAATTACTGAATTTGATAAAAAATTAATGCTTGAATTCAGAGTTTTCATGCTTAACGACTGTAAGGTGATGGAATCTACTGCAAACAGAACTTTAAGGTGTTTAAAAACGGTTCTTTTGGATGCACAGAACAATGGAAAGAGTATTAACCGACTTATCAACAATTTTACTATTGAGAATGTTCCGTCGATAAAGGTTTTTCTGAATTTTGATGAAATAGAAAAAATTAAAAACGCTAAAGTTATAGGTAATGATCTGATTACGGCCAAACACTGGCTTATTATTGGTTGTTACACTGGGCAAAGGGTATCAGACCTTTTAAGAATGAATTCTGGTATGGTTTTTACCAAAATAGATAATGAAGGCAATAAATTCCCCATTCTGGAGCTTACACAGATAAAAACAGGCAATGATGTTTCAATTCCCTTACATGATGAGGTTTTAAAAATTTTAGAAATTTATAATGGAAACTTCCCTCCTACTTTTGGAAAAGCTAAAGACAGTAATTTTGTATTGTTTAACAGATATATTAAAAAAGTTTGCGAGGTTGCCGGAATAAGTAACATTGTTAAAGGAAAGGTTTTCAATGAAGATTTAAAACGAAATGAAATTGTAGAAACGGAGAAATATAAATTAGTTTCCTCTCACATATGCAGACGTAGTTTTGCCACTAATTTTTATGGAGACAAAAGATTTACAACCCCTCAAATTATGTCCATAACAGGACATAAAACGGAAAGAATGTTTTTATCTTATATTGGAAAAACCTCATCAGATCATGCTTTGCAAACGGCAAAAACATTTAGAGAAATCGCACAACAAAAAATATCTTAA
- a CDS encoding restriction endonuclease subunit S, giving the protein MAKIEYSEYLKKLPVSTLVAESIFSDLSSSCALYKISKLCKTSSGGTPLRSKLEFYNGDIPWLKSGELNDGLITTCNEFITEFGLKNSSAKLHAKGSILLAMYGATAGRVGILDFEASTNQAVCAIFPDENKLDKEFLYWFLRQHRYRFIEISKGGAQPNISQKVINDTLIPVPSITLQRELVILFNDIEKNNKLDIDLIPTQFRDKVNSLFYSKNNVEIISTELKNQINIISKLRQAFLREAMRGELVSNETSDGKTGANLLQEIQAEKEKLIKEKKIKKSKPLPTISEDEIPFEIPQNWAWCRLGELSQNIVYGTSTKTKDDGEVPVFRMGNITTDGKLLLSNLKYTDSDIADLPSLYLQEYDLLFNRTNSFELVGKSAVFNEVGKFTCASYLIIVRFSKKNHFPNFICKYINSKVCRITQLEPNIIQQNGQANFNGTKLANILIPLPPMEVINRLNSKLDSLMKYCNELEKSIRESQNYNEQLLQQVLREALEGKDEVENENLQLVAEESPIYSIQNTINKNCDTGDMAILAGYIIKKLSTQNIKDFGRVKLQKMLHLLEYHCQLSSELKYQKNVAGPYAWELEHVIEPKLKSLRFFEIKKDKFGATSKVTYTPLSASNELPSLFNREFKNQAESINNLLDKFQDKNWEFCEMISTMYAVWNNRLINKELFTDEILKQDFLAWDDKKKRFIDQLDYALDWIRKEKIEPVGFGDYIDKK; this is encoded by the coding sequence ATGGCAAAAATTGAATATTCAGAATATTTAAAAAAATTACCTGTTAGTACTTTAGTGGCAGAATCAATTTTTTCTGATCTTTCTTCCAGTTGTGCGTTATATAAAATTTCAAAATTATGTAAAACATCAAGTGGAGGAACTCCATTAAGGTCAAAACTAGAATTTTATAATGGAGATATTCCTTGGCTAAAATCCGGTGAATTAAATGACGGACTAATCACAACTTGTAATGAGTTCATTACTGAATTTGGTTTGAAAAATTCTTCCGCAAAATTGCATGCTAAAGGTTCAATTTTATTAGCAATGTATGGTGCAACGGCAGGGAGAGTTGGTATTTTAGATTTTGAAGCGTCAACTAATCAAGCAGTATGTGCAATATTTCCAGATGAAAATAAATTAGATAAAGAATTTCTCTACTGGTTTTTACGACAACATCGTTATAGATTTATAGAAATCAGTAAAGGTGGAGCACAACCAAATATTAGCCAAAAGGTTATTAATGATACTTTAATTCCAGTGCCAAGTATCACTTTACAACGTGAACTCGTAATATTGTTTAATGATATTGAAAAAAATAATAAGCTTGATATAGATTTAATTCCGACTCAATTTCGAGACAAGGTTAATTCATTATTTTACAGTAAAAATAATGTAGAAATAATTTCCACAGAATTGAAAAACCAAATCAATATAATTTCTAAACTACGTCAAGCATTCCTCCGAGAAGCAATGCGAGGAGAATTGGTTAGTAACGAGACTTCTGATGGAAAAACCGGGGCTAATCTTTTACAGGAAATTCAAGCTGAGAAAGAGAAATTAATAAAAGAAAAAAAGATTAAAAAATCTAAACCTTTACCTACAATTTCTGAAGATGAAATTCCATTTGAAATTCCTCAAAACTGGGCTTGGTGTAGATTGGGTGAATTATCTCAGAACATCGTTTATGGTACCTCTACTAAAACTAAAGATGATGGAGAAGTACCAGTATTTAGAATGGGAAATATAACAACTGATGGAAAATTATTGTTATCAAACTTAAAATATACAGATTCTGATATTGCTGATTTACCATCTCTCTATCTACAAGAATATGATTTACTTTTCAATAGAACAAATAGTTTTGAATTAGTAGGTAAATCAGCTGTGTTTAATGAGGTTGGAAAATTTACTTGTGCATCATACTTAATAATTGTTCGATTTAGTAAGAAGAATCACTTCCCAAATTTTATTTGTAAGTACATCAACAGTAAAGTATGTAGAATTACTCAATTAGAACCCAACATTATTCAACAGAATGGTCAGGCGAATTTCAATGGAACTAAACTTGCAAATATTCTAATTCCACTTCCGCCGATGGAAGTAATTAACCGTCTCAACTCCAAATTAGACAGTTTAATGAAATACTGTAATGAATTGGAAAAATCAATAAGGGAAAGTCAAAACTATAATGAACAACTTCTTCAACAGGTTTTGAGAGAGGCACTTGAAGGAAAGGATGAAGTAGAAAATGAAAATCTACAATTAGTTGCAGAAGAATCTCCGATATATTCTATTCAAAATACGATTAACAAAAATTGTGATACCGGAGATATGGCAATTCTTGCAGGCTATATAATTAAAAAGTTAAGTACACAAAATATTAAGGATTTTGGTCGGGTGAAATTACAAAAGATGCTTCATCTGTTAGAGTATCATTGTCAGTTGTCGTCAGAATTAAAATACCAAAAGAATGTAGCCGGACCGTATGCTTGGGAATTGGAACATGTCATTGAACCAAAATTAAAGTCTCTAAGATTTTTCGAAATAAAGAAAGATAAGTTTGGTGCAACATCAAAAGTAACTTACACTCCTTTATCAGCATCAAATGAATTACCATCTTTATTTAACCGGGAGTTTAAAAATCAGGCTGAAAGCATCAACAACCTTTTAGATAAATTCCAAGATAAGAATTGGGAATTTTGTGAAATGATTTCCACAATGTATGCTGTCTGGAATAATAGATTGATTAATAAAGAACTTTTTACCGATGAAATTTTAAAACAAGATTTTCTTGCCTGGGATGATAAAAAGAAAAGGTTTATAGATCAGTTGGATTATGCTCTTGATTGGATCAGAAAAGAGAAAATTGAACCTGTGGGATTTGGGGATTATATTGATAAGAAATAA